CGCCGGATGATCGATTTCCGCGTACGTGAACACGAAGTCGACGGGGTGCAGTGGATGTGACCGGCCACGGAAGGACCGCATCCTCCGGCTCACCACAGGTCGAGCAGGTCCAGAACCCTCGGCGCAGCAGGCAGTTCCGCAGTCGGTGAACGAACGACCAGCCCGGCCGGCACCGGGTGGTCTGCCCGCATCCGGATCAGCTCCTTCCACCGCACGACGTCGGCCAGCGAGTCGCGGACCCGTTCGCCCACCCGGCCGGCGAGCCGGCCCGAGCCCGGCAGCTCCTCGACCGTCAGACCGCCGGCGAGCAGGCGGGCGGCGGTGATCGGGCCGACGCCGCGAACGCCCCGGATCCCGTCGGACGGATCGCCCACCAGGCTGGTCCGGTCGCACCACTGTGCGGGGGTGACGCCGAAGCGGGCCTCGATGTCGAGGGCGTCGACGACGCGCTGTCCCGGCCGCCGGAGGGTGTTGAGGATTCGGGTCCGTTCGTCCAGCAGCTGGTGGAAGTCGCGGTCGGCGGACATGATCCAGACGTCCCGCTCCGGCGCGTGGCTCCGGCACTGGCGGACCATACTGGC
This Actinopolymorpha cephalotaxi DNA region includes the following protein-coding sequences:
- a CDS encoding 5'-3' exonuclease, with protein sequence MSAAPLLLVDGHNLLWRAWFGFPARIRSRDKTRDVTGVFGFFALLRVAIRELPAPPEVVVVFDGENAWDERTLVDPSYKAHRPTDNVAMAPIRALADVVRGLDALGVRHICVDTAEADDIIASMVRQCRSHAPERDVWIMSADRDFHQLLDERTRILNTLRRPGQRVVDALDIEARFGVTPAQWCDRTSLVGDPSDGIRGVRGVGPITAARLLAGGLTVEELPGSGRLAGRVGERVRDSLADVVRWKELIRMRADHPVPAGLVVRSPTAELPAAPRVLDLLDLW